A window of Infirmifilum lucidum contains these coding sequences:
- the cyaB gene encoding class IV adenylate cyclase gives MSTKPVEVEVKFRFRDHGKLKERLRELGAKLVDVVDMVDVYLQHPCKNFAVTDEALRVRFYRSSLRHGENIELAYKGPRLEGWAKSRVELVVRVGDFEGILKVLNSIGFTEVARIVKHREFYELDNVEISLDRVEGLGDFVELEDRGAGAEGLRRVAEKLGLSEVVHETYLELYLKSRASHST, from the coding sequence ATGAGCACGAAACCAGTAGAGGTTGAAGTAAAGTTTAGATTCAGAGATCACGGCAAGCTTAAGGAAAGGCTCAGAGAGCTGGGGGCAAAGCTTGTTGATGTTGTCGACATGGTAGACGTCTACTTACAGCACCCCTGCAAGAATTTCGCGGTGACAGATGAAGCTTTAAGGGTTCGTTTTTACCGCTCCTCTCTTAGACACGGGGAGAATATCGAGCTGGCGTACAAGGGGCCCCGCCTCGAAGGCTGGGCTAAGTCTAGAGTTGAGCTGGTGGTTAGAGTGGGAGACTTCGAGGGGATCCTTAAGGTTTTGAACAGCATAGGTTTCACAGAGGTCGCGCGTATTGTAAAGCACAGGGAGTTTTACGAGCTTGACAATGTGGAGATTTCACTGGATAGAGTCGAGGGGCTAGGAGATTTCGTCGAGCTTGAAGACAGGGGGGCTGGAGCTGAAGGGCTACGTAGAGTCGCTGAGAAACTTGGACTTAGTGAGGTTGTGCACGAGACCTATCTAGAATTATATTTGAAAAGTAGAGCTTCGCACTCTACTTGA